The nucleotide window ATTTTTCATTATGGGGGATCTGGCCTATTGGGTGGAGCCCCCGAATAAGGGGGCGAAAGCCCAGGGGTCAAGACGGCGGCGTCGGGGGGATTGGGGGCAAAGCCCCCGGCATGAACCCCGCCCTCCTCCCCTGGGTATAGAAAGATGCGCTCCCGAGGAAAACCCCCGAATTGGGGGGACCCCTCGGGAGTAAGGCAGGCCCGGCACCCCGGTCAAACCCCCGGACGGGGAATTTGGTACTCCCCCGCGTGGGGAGTTCCACCGGCCGTACTCCCTTAATTCCGGTTGATCCTGCCGGAGGCCACTGCTATGGGGGTCCGACTAAGCCATGCGAGTCAAGGGGGCGTCCCTTCTGGGACGCCACCGGCGGACGGCTCAGTAACACGTCGGTAACCTACCCTCGGGAGGGGGATAACCCCGGGAAACTGGGGCTAATCCCCCATAGGCCTGGGGTACTGGAAGGTCCCCAGGCCGAAAGGGAGCCGTAAGGCTCCGCCCGAGGATGGGCCGGCGGCCGATTAGGTAGTTGGTGGGGTAACGGCCCACCAAGCCGAAGATCGGTACGGGCCGTGAGAGCGGGAGCCCGGAGATGGACACTGAGACACGGGTCCAGGCCCTACGGGGCGCAGCAGGCGCGAAACCTCCGCAATGCGGGAAACCGCGACGGGGGGACCCCCAGTGCCGTGCCTCTGGCACGGCTTTTCCGGAGTGTAAAAAGCTCCGGGAATAAGGGCTGGGCAAGGCCGGTGGCAGCCGCCGCGGTAATACCGGCGGCCCGAGTGGTGGCCACTATTATTGGGCCTAAAGCGGCCGTAGCCGGGCCCGTAAGTCCCTGGCGAAATCCCACGGCTCAACCGTGGGGCTCGCTGGGGATACTGCGGGCCTTGGGACCGGGAGAGGCCGGGGGTACCCCCGGGGTAGGGGTGAAATCCTATAATCCCGGGGGGACCGCCAGTGGCGAAGGCGCCCGGCTGGAACGGGTCCGACGGTGAGGGCCGAAGGCCAGGGGAGCGAACCGGATTAGATACCCGGGTAGTCCTGGCTGTAAAGGATGCGGGCTAGGTGTCGGGCGAGCTTCGAGCTCGCCCGGTGCCGTAGGGAAGCCGTTAAGCCCGCCGCCTGGGGAGTACGGCCGCAAGGCTGAAACTTAAAGGAATTGGCGGGGGAGCACTACAAGGGGTGGAGCGTGCGGTTTAATTGGATTCAACGCCGGGAACCTCACCGGGGGCGACGGCAGGATGAAGGCCAGGCTGAAGGTCTTGCCGGACGCGCCGAGAGGAGGTGCATGGCCGCCGTCAGCTCGTACCGTGAGGCGTCCACTTAAGTGTGGTAACGAGCGAGACCCGCGCCCCCAGTTGCCAGTCCCTCCCGCTCGGGAGGGAGGCACTCTGGGGGGACTGCCGGCGATAAGCCGGAGGAAGGGGCGGGCGACGGTAGGTCAGTATGCCCCGAAACCCCCGGGCTACACGCGCGCTACAATGGGCGGGACAATGGGTGCCGACCCCGAAAGGGGGAGGTAATCCCCTAAACCCGCCCTCAGTTCGGATCGCGGGCTGCAACTCGCCCGCGTGAAGCTGGAATCCCTAGTACCCGCGCGTCATCATCGCGCGGCGAATACGTCCCTGCTCCTTGCACACACCGCCCGTCACTCCACCCGAGCGGGGCCTAGGTGAGGCCCGATCTCCTTCGGGAGGTCGGGTCGAGCCTAGGCTCCGTGAGGGGGGAGAAGTCGTAACAAGGTAGCCGTAGGGGAACCTACGGCTCGATCACCTCCTATCGCCGGAAACCCCGTCCGGGGGACTAAAGGGGTGCCGGGCCTGCCTATTTCTTGGTGGGCCGGTAGCTCAGCCTGGTATGAGCGCCGCCCTTGCAAGGCGGAGGCCCCGGGTTCAAATCCCGGCCGGTCCACCACGAAGAGATGCACGTCCCGAGCCCAGCTCGGGACGGAAGGGCCCAAGGCCCCCTAATAGGGGGCGACGATGAGGGCCGTGCATAGGCGGGTGGCCCAAGAAGTGCCTGGCCCCTCCGGTAGGGGGTCAGGACACTAAGCCGCCCGGTGGATGGCTCGGCTCGGGGCGCCGACGAAGGGCGTGGCAAGCTGCGATAAGCCCCGGCGAGGCGCAGGCAGCCGTCGAACCGGGGATTCCCGAATGGGACCTCCCGCGGCTTATGCCGCACTCCGGGGCATAAGCCCCGGAGGGGGAACGCGGGGAATTGAAACATCTTAGTACCCGCAGGAAAAGAAAGCAAAAGCGATGCCGTGAGTAGGGGCGACCGAAAGCGGCACAGGGCAAACTGAACCCCGGGCCGACGAGGTTCGGGGGATGTGGGGTTGTAGGGCCCCCGTATGAGACCCTCGCGGGTGAAGCCGAAGTCCGCTGGAACGCGGCGCCGGAGAGGGTGATAGCCCCGTAGGCGTAAGCCCGCAGGGTCTCGGGGGACCCTGAGTACCGTCGGTTGGATATCCGGCGGGAAGCTGGGAGGCATCGGCTCCCAACCCTAAATACGTCCCGAGACCGATAGCGAACTAGTACCGTGAGGGAAAGCTGAAAAGCACCCCGGGAGGGGGGTGAAAAGAGCCTGAAACCGGGCGGCGATAGGAGGGTGCGGCCCGAAAGGAATGAGCCTCCCCGAAGGAAACCGCGGCGACGCGGGAGTACGAGGGGAGGGGACCGGGGTTGCACCGTCCGTCTTGAAACACGGGGCAGGGAGTTCGCGGCCGTGGCGAGGTTAAGGGGGTTAAGCCCCGTAGCCGTAGGGAAACCGACATGCCCGCAGCCGGGCCTCGAGCCCGGTGAGGGGCGGGGTGCGAAAGCGCCCGGAGTCACGGCCGCGAGACCCGAAACCGGTCGATCTAGCCCGGGGCAGGGTGAAGTCCCTCAACAGAGGGATGGAGGCCCGCTAGGGGTGCTGATGTGCAGTTCGCTCCCGTGACCCCGGGCTAGGGGTGAAAGGCCAATCGAGGCCGGAGATAGCTGGTTCCCGCCGAATCATCCCGCAGGATGGCCTCCCCGGAGGTAGGCGGTGGGGTAGAGCACTGATTGGGGGTGCAGGGGGCGAAAGCCCCCGGCCCCCTGTCAAACTCCGAACCCACCGCCGCCGTAGATGGGGGGAGTAGGGTGGCGGTGTAAGCCGTCCACCGAGAGGGGAACAACCCAGACCGGGGTTAAGGCCCCAAAGTGCCGGCTAAGTGTTACTCCAAAGGGTGTCCCGGGCCTTAGACAGCGGGGAGGTAGGCTTAGAAGCAGCCATCCTTTAAAGAGTGCGTAACAGCTCACCCGTCGAGGTCCGGGGCCCCGAAAATGGACGGGGCTCAAGCCGGCCGCCGAGACCCCGGCGCACGGACCGATTGGTCCGTGATCGGGTAGGCGGGCGTGCCGGTGGCGTAGAAGCCGGGCCGTAAGGTCCGGTGGAGCCGCCGGTATCGCGGATCCTGCCGGGAGTAGCAGCGTAGTCGGGTGAGAATCCCGACCGCCGGAGGGGCCAGGGTTCCACAGGCAATGGTCGTCAGCCGTGGGTTAGTCGGTCCTAACCCCGCCCGTAACTCGGCGCGGGGGAAAGGGAAACGGGTTAATATTCCCGTACCGCGGGGGTAGGTGCGGCAACGCAAGCCCGGAGGGTGACGCCTCGGGGTAGGCGGACCGGCCGATGAGGCCGGCTAAGCGTATAAGCCCGGGGAGTGCCGTAATGGCGAGAACCGGGTGAAAGCGCGAATGGCCCCCCGTTAGGGGGGTTCCGCCGATCCCTGGGGCCCGTGAAAAGCCCTCCGGGAATTCCGATCCCCCGCGACCGTACCGAGAACCGACACAGGTGCCCCTGGGTGAGAAGCCTAAGGCGTGTCGGGGGAAACCCGGCCGAGGGAACTCGGCAAACTGGCCCCGTAACTTCGGGAGAAGGGGTGCCTGCGGGTGCGTAACCCGCAGGTCGCAGTGACTAGGGGGGCCCGACTGTTTAATAAAAACACAGGTCCCAGCTAGCCCGAAAGGGTTTGTACTGGGGCCGACGCCTGCCCAGTGCCGGTATGTGAAGCCCGGGTACAACCGGGTGAAGCACCGGTAAACGGCGGGGGTAACTATAACCCTCTTAAGGTAGCGAAATTCCTTGTCGGTTAAATGCCGACCTGCATGAATGGCGTAACGAGGTCCCCGCTGTCCCCGGCCGGGGCCCGGCGAAACCTCTGCCTGGCGCGCATGCCAGGGACCCCCGGTGGGAAGCGAAGACCCCATGGAGCTTTACTGCAGCCTGCCGTTGCCACGCGGCGAGGGGTGCGCAGCGTAGGCGGGAGGCGTCGAAGCCCGGCCTCCGGGTCGGGTGGAGCCGTCCATGAGACACCGCCCACTCCTCGCCGCGTGGCTAACCCCCGAAAGGGGGGACAGCGGTAGGTGGGCAGTTTGGCTGGGGCGGCACGCCCCCGAAAAGGTATCGGGGGCGCCCTAAGGTCGGCTCAGGCGGGTCAGGAATCCGCCGTAGAGTGCAAGGGCAAAAGCCGGCCTGACTGGACCCGTAACAGAGGCGGGTCCAGCCCCGAAAGGGTGGCCTAGCGAACCCCTGTGCCTCCCCGGTGGGGGCCAGGGATGACAGAAAAGCTACCCTGGGGATAACAGAGTCGTCTCGGGCGAGAGCCCATATCGACCCCGAGGCTTGCTACCTCGCTGTCGGCTCTTCCCATCCTGGCCCTGCAGCAGGGGCCAAGGGTGGGGGTGTTCACCCATTAAAGGGGAACGTGAGCTGGGTTTAGACCGTCGTGAGACAGGTCGGATGCTATCTACCGGGGGTGTTGGCCGCCTGAGGGGAAGGTGCCCTTAGTACGAGAGGAACAGGGCGCCGCGGCCTCTGGTCTACCGGTTGTCCTCCCGGGCATCGCCGGGCAGCTACGCCGCAGCCGATAAGGCCTGAAGGCATCTAAGGCCGAAGCGGCCCCCGAAAATAGGCGGCCGTTCCCTGGCGTTGGGCTTGGGCGACCGGCCCGTTAGCCAGGGACGAGGGCTCGGGTAGAAGACCCGGTTGATGGGGCGGGGATGTAAGCGGGAAGGGTCAACCGACCCGCTTAGTCTGCCGCCCCCAATCGCCCGAGGTCCTGTCCCCCGAAGGAGGGGCCAGGCACTTGACAGGCCACCCGCCTATGCACGGCCCTCGAAAGTGTTAAATAAACTCTTCTTGAGATTTAAATCTCGGTGATCATATGGGGATTCTCGAGAAACTTCAAAGTTTTCCACCAAGATATGGCCCAGAGTGGGGAAGCGGAGGAATTTTTGGATTAAAGTATCACAGAGAGACCCTATACTTTACGCTCGCATTTGAAGGAGAGGCTCACTTCATAACATCCGATTCTCACCAAGTCTACGAATTCCAACTTGTGGGGCCAAGGCCAACCTCGGGAGGCGATACCTATAACGCGGTAGAGACCGTTGACGAGTTCATATACTTTGGAGGCTGGGTTCACGCTCCAGCGAAGTTCAGGGGAAAGAGGGAAGGCAAAGCGACAATTGACTTTTCCAATAAGTATTCCCACGTCCACGAGTACGATACATCAACAGGAAGAATCAGACTTGTGTGGAAAGAATCCCTGCATCATCCAGAGAAGTGGGTCGGGGAGGTCAGCGAGATAATATACAACCCCTACACCGACGAGTTACTGCTGGCGAGGGAGGATGGCCACGAAAACCTTGGAGTATATTCATTGGATAGAAGGAGGGGTGGGCTGAGGAGATTACTCAGCAAGCCCAGTCCAAAGGGAACTCAAGTTCATGACGTTGCCTTCTTTGGCGTGGGGAAAAACTATACCAAGGGATTGGAAGGCATATACGCCCTTGACATGGTAACCGAGAAGTGGGATGAGTTTAAGCTTTCTGGCAGTATAGATGGTGAAGGTTACGTTGAACCTCACCTTGGAGCCATGGCTTCAGTCAACAATAGGGCATTTGCCTTTGTTAGGGGAGGAGTTTTCGTTGGGAATCCATACAATGGGGAGGAGTTTAGGTTCGTTAGACTATTCGATTTTCCAACCTTCTACGCCCCCTTTAGGGTCAACGCTCTGAACTTCGGTGGTGGTATTATTATAGCGTTCAACTCCCACCACGATGCTTATTACAAACCAAGAACCGAGGAAGAGAAACTCTATCACAGGTTTACTAACACGATAGTTGGCCCTAGCGTTCTAGTTTACATAGCACCTCCGCTGGTTAAGATAGTAGGAACATTTGGAGCGAGGGTCACTTCGATAGAGAACGCTGGAGATAAATTGCTAGTCGCAACAAATACCACCCCCAACACAGGTGCCCTAGATGCGACGCCCTTCGATACCGGTTATAGGAATATTCTAGTGTTTGATCACGAGATAATCAATATCAATAATTCTCCCCCGGTTAGGTTCTCCGTTCCGCTGATAAGGAACATTTTTGGGGGAATACCGCTGGATGGTTATAAGGAGCCCAGGATTATTCTCAAACTATCCCAGGATGCCAAGTTAATAGTTCACGAATACGACTTGGCCCTTCCCTTGGAGGAATCCGATGCCGATAGCTTCGACGTGAGGAGGGGAAGAGACGTTATTGACCTCTCTGCGTTTTCGGGGATAGTTTCGTTTAAGCTGGAAGGCGACGCTAATGGGAAGGCGATAATAGAGCTGAGGTGATTAATTTGGATCTGTTAATAATAAAGGATAGGCGAATAGACTACGATGGCTCTGCCATTAGGAGCCACTGGGCATATAGAAATTTCGGCATTCTTGGAGATTCATTGGTGGTTTTTAGGGGTAGATGTGATGTCAAGGTAGAGGAGATGGTGGACATAGAGGATCTTAGGCTTAAGAAGGAGATAAAGGGAGATGATATGATTCATTACATCGCTGAAATCTTTTGGCATCCCGATGTTCTCTTGGCCTCTTCGCTCCAAAAGCTTTTCATCGCAAGGCTGGTAGAGATCCTTAGGGATCTTGGCGTTGATGCTGAGAGAGAGGGGGACGACATTTACGTTGAGGGAAGAAAGCTGAGCATATCTATAGCCACGGTGTCCCCGGTTAGCCTCAAGATTCACATAGGGATAAACGTTTCAACTTCAGGGGTTCCCAGGGAAGTTAACGCTATAGGCCTTGACGAGCTCGGTGTAGATGCTCTCGAGTTCATGGAAAGGAGTGGAAGGGAGCTAGTTGAGGAATACGAGAAAGTTAGGAAGGACTCCATGAAGGTTAGGTGGGTGACCTAACTTACTCAACTTAACTTAAACACTTAAAAGTTTCATTTTCCACGGAAGGGAGGTGGTTATCGTGGTTCATTGGGCCGATTACGTGGCGGATAAAATAATCAGGGAAAGGGGAGAGAAAGATAGGTACGTCGTTGAGAGCGGAATAACGCCAAGTGGATACGTTCATGTTGGAAATTTCAGGGAGCTATTCACGGCGTACATAGTTGGCCATGCCCTGAGGGATAAGGGGTACGAGGTAAGACACATTCACATGTGGGACGACTACGACAGGTTCAGAAAGGTTCCCAGGAACGTTCCTCCGGAGTGGAAGGAGTACTTGGGAATGCCTGTGAGCGAAGTCCCAGATCCCTGGGGATGCCACGATAGCTATGCCGAGCACTTCATGGAGAAGTTTGAGAGGGAAGTTAAAGAGCTGGGAATAGAGGTCGAATTCCTGTACGCGAGTGAACTCTACAAGAGGGGGGAGTACTCTGAGGAGATAAGGAAGGCCTTCGAGGGTAAGGAGAAAATCATGGAGATACTGAACAAGTACAGGGAGATAGCCAAACAGCCTCCTCTCCCGGAAAACTGGTGGCCCGCGATGGTTTATTGTCCAGAGCACAGGAAGGAAGCCGAGATAATAGAATGGGACGGGGAATGGAAGGTCAAATATAGATGCCCAGAGGGTCATGAGGGATGGGTTGACATAAGGAGCGGTAACGTTAAGCTTAGATGGCGCGTTGATTGGCCAATGCGTTGGGCTCACTTTGATGTTGACTTTGAGCCTGCTGGTAAGGATCACTTAGCGGCAGGTTCAAGCTACGATACTGGAAAGGAAATAATAAAGGCAATTTACGGAAAGGAGGCTCCAATGAGCCTTATGTACGAGTTCGTTGGGATAAAGGGAGAGAAGGGAAAAATGTCCGGAAGCAAGGGGAATGTAATTCTTCTCAGCGACCTTTACGAGGTTCTCGAGCCCGGCCTCGTGAGGTTCATATACGCGAGGCACAGGCCGAACAAGGAGATAAGGATAGACTTGGGCATGGGGTTACTGAACCTTTACGACGAATTTGACAAGGTTGAGAGGATATACTTTGGGGTTGAAGATGCTAAGGGGGATGTTGAAGAGCTTAAGAGAACCTATGAACTTTCAAACCCCAGGATACCTAATAGGCTAATAGCCCAGGCACCCTTTAGATTCTTGGCCGTCCTAGTTCAGATGCCCCACTTGGATGAGGATGGAATAATAAGCGTTCTGACAAATCAAGGGCACGTCCCTAAGGAACTCGAAAGGGAAGATATCGAGAGGATAAGGCTAAGGATAAGATTGGCTAAGAATTGGGTCGAAAAGTACGCTCCAGATAGCGTGAAGTTCTCGATTTTGCCCGAGCCTCCGAAGATTGAAATCGATGAAAGCGTTAGAGAAGCTATGGAGGAAGTTGCCAAGTGGATAGAGAGCAAATCCACCTTCAGCGTCGACGAGCTTAACAACGTTCTGTTCGAGGTAGCAAAGAAGAGGGGCATTTCAAGCAAGGAGTGGTTCTCAACGCTTTACAAGCTATTCATCGGTAAGGAAAGGGGGCCTAGATTGGCCAGTTTCTTGGCATCCCTAGACAAAGACTTCGTTGTAAGGAGGCTCAGGCTAGAGGGATAAGCCATGATTAGCATCTCAGGTGTTAACATTGATTTCAGGGGAGAGCTTGATGATGGTTTTGAAGAAGCGTTCCTGGGGACGTTCCCGAGAAGGTACCTTCCGGATGTTAGCCAATCTAAAGGAGGGGCTCATGTCGTAATAGACAGGTTTAAGGGGAACAAGTTTAGGGTGTTCAGCGTTTCTTACGGGAAAGTCGATGAATACAAAATAGAGTCTCCAGTGCCCTCTGCTTACTTAAATGAATCCCCCGTATTTTTCCTCCTTCAAGTTGCCGCTAGGGCTGGGGCAAAAATCAATAGAACTTTTATCACAGATTCCGTGGCGTTGGAAGTTGATGGGCGGGGAATACTATTCCTTGGGTATCCTCACAGCGGAAAGAGCACAATATCAGCGCTTGCCTTGGCCAATAACCTTAACCTACTAAGCACCGAGAACACCGTTGTCGAGGCCAGGGAAGATGGAATCTACGTGGTCGGCGGAACGAGCGTTCTAGTTTACGATCCAAGGGTCGAGGAGATATACAACGTTAGTGTTCCCTACACGGATTTTACGAGGAGTGGATATAGGATAGTTGAGGTGAACTCTGAGAGGAGGAGTAAATCCCTGGAGAAGGGCGTGAAAGTTGAGTTGATAGTAGTTCTCCATACTGCCTTTAATTTCCCAGGAGCTAGCTTCTCTCCGGTAACCGGGAGGAAGATCAAGAAAACGCTCTGGTACTTTGCAACCTCCCTCCTTAAGGGGATGGATTACTATGAACCAGGCCCCCTCGACCTTCCAATAACAGAGGAGATAATGGCTAACCTGAATAACCTACTTTCGAAGGCTTCATCGGTTAGAATCGTCGAAGCCTTTGGGAACCATAAGGATGTGTTACTTAGGAGTATAAACGATGAAATATGAATAATTGCCGACTTTTTCCTGGGCCTCCTTGTTGAAGTATAGCTTAGCTAGCAACTCCACCCCGGTCTTTCCCCACACGTTGAACCTTACCCTAAAACTGTTCTCCTCACTCTTGAACTCTATAACTACCGTTTTCTCTTCTTGGTCTGGGATTATCTTGTTTATCCAGTACTTTTCCCCGACGACCAAGCTCTCCCTTAACCTTGGAAGGAGTTCCCTCATGTCCGTGAAGTAAATTATGAACTTTCCCGTAGGCTTGAGAACCCTCTTAACCTCTTTAAACACCTGGTTCAGCTCTAGAGGTGAAAAGTGGACGAGGCTGTCGATGAATATCACGTAGTCGAAGTTATTATCTTCAAATGGTAGCTTTTTGGCATCCCCAATTATGAATTCGACGTTAGAAGATTTCTCTTTAGCGTACATCTTGGCTTTACTTATCATCTCCTCGCTTATGTCCAATCCAACGACTTCAAATCCGTAATCTTCAAGCAAGAATGAGAACCCTCCGACCCCGCATGCCAGGTCGAGAACCTTACCTCTCCTCTTCATGTACTTCATTAGTAAGGGTTCAAGGTTCTCGAGCCTGTCTCTATATTCCTGGGAGTTTATATCTGTGTACGTTGGAAAGGCCCTATAGTATTCGGCAAATCCCATGTTAGATTTTTCACTCTTCAAGCCTTTAAAGGATTTGGATTCATATTGAACTTGGTGGTTGAGATGGTAAGGATAAGGGCCCCGGCTCATCTTCACACTGGGAACCCCGACTTAAGCGGGGATATGGGAAGGTTATTTGGAACGTTGGGCTTTGCAATTGATTTCCCGTACCTTGAGATCACCGTAAAAAGGGCAGAGGGAAACAAGGATAAGGCAAACGATAAGGATGCCCTCGTTTTTCTAAAGAGGCTTAGGGAAAGTTATGATTTTCCGCCAGTGGAAGTGGAGATACTGCATTACATCCCGAAGTGGGTTGGTGTTGGCTTTCACACCACTTTAGCACTAACCCTCGGCTTGGGCGTGAGTAAGCTCTATTCACTAAACTTAAGCTTGGAAGACATTGCTTTAGCGGTTAGAAGGGGATTAATAACCGCCCTCGGCTTCTACGCTGTTAAGGTTGGTGGGTTCATAGTTGAGGGTGGCTTTCCAGTAAACAGGAGGGAGAAGGTAGTTCCACCTCTCATATTCAGGGGTGAAGTTCCTGGGGATTGGTTCTTCGTAGTTGCAATACCTGAAACGCCGAGGAAGAAGCTTGAAGAAGTTAGGAAGGTTGAAGATAACATATTAGAGAACCTTAAGAAGATGCCGCCCGAATTGGCCGATAGGTTGTCCAGGATAGTCTTGATGAAAATCCTCCCGGCCTTTGTTGAACGCGATATAAAAACGTTCGGAGAAGGACTTTATCAGTTTAATCACTTGCTCGGACAGTTCTGGAGTGATTACCAGGAGAACGTTTACTGCTGTGACATAGTGAACGAGGGAATAAAACTAATGTTGGAGGACGCTTACTGTGCCTGCCAGACGAGCTGGGGGCCAACCTTTTACGGAATAGTGGATAGCCTTTCCAGGGCCGAGAACGTTAGGGATAAGATAAAAAGATTCTTGGAAGAGAATGGTGATGGGGGAGAGGTTTTCGTAACTAAGGCCAACAATAGGGGAGCGGTGGTGTTGGATGGTTAAGGCGATAGGTATAGACTCGGGAACTAAGAGCATGGACATATTCGGGTTTGACGATGAGAGCGGAGAAATCATAGTCGATGTCGCGGTTGATAGGAACGAGGTTACCAAGAACCCTAGGATAATAATCGACATCCTTAGGGAAGTTCAAAGGGAGCATGGGAAGATAGATGCTATAGTCGGCCCTTCAGGGTATGGAATTCCCCTTAAGCCTGCAAGGGAAGCTACAGATGAAGAAATAGCACTTGCAACTTTCATCACGAAGAGCGACGTTGAGAGGAGGCTCAAGATAGTTGGTTTAAGGGAATTGATGGTCCTCATGAGGGAAGCTGAAGACCTGAACATCTACTTTACCCCAGGAGTTATTCACCTCCCAACTGTTCCGGAGTGGAGGAAGGCAAACAGAATAGACCTGGGAACTTCAGATAAGATATTCACGGTCGCCCTCTCAATATTGAGACATGCGGAGAAGGAAGGAGTGCCTTATGAAAAGGTTAACCTTATAGCCGTTGAAATAGGGTTTGCCTACACCTCTGCCATGGCGGTTAAAGGAGGGCAGATAGTTGATGGCATGGCCGGAACCGCCGGATTCACAGGTTACCTTGGCATGGGCTTCATGGATTCTGAACTCGCCTATGCCCTCGCAAACACCCTTGAGGATTTCAGCAAGTTAAAGCTCTTTGAGGGTGGTGCCGCTTACATAGCTGGAATAGACCCCTTCAAGGTGTCCCCCGAGGAATTCGTTAAGCTGGCCAAGGAGGACGAGAAGGTTGAGATGGGTTATAGAGCAATGATAGAGGCCATAGTAAAGGACGTGTTCACGCTTCTCCCTTCAACTGAACCAGATGCAATATACCTGAGCGGTAGGTTCTCGAGGATTCCTCAGTTCTTCAGCGATGTGAAGGAAGCTTTAGAAGATGCATTCTCTCGCTATGGGTTCGGTATTGAGGTTAGGAAGCTTGAGAGCAGGGCGAAGGCCAAGGAGGCCGCTGAGGGAGGGGCAGTAATAGCTAATGGAATTGCCGGGGGTAAGTATAAGGAGCTCGTTGATGTCATGAAGTTGAGGGAGAGCTCTGGAAAGATATTCGATTGGGTTAAGCTCAGCGAAAGGGATAAGCTTAAGGCCTTTGAGAGGCTTGAACTTTAGGGGGATATGAAATGGAGTTCAACTTAATAATAGCCGGAGTCGGAGGTCAAGGTGGCCTCACGCTTTCAAGGATAATAGGAAACGCGGCCATGGTCGAGGGTTACAGGGTTAGAATAGGGGAAACCCTGGGAATGAGCCAGCGTTATGGGAGCGTGCTGAGTTACCTCCGCTTCGGGGATGAAATATATTCCCCACTCATCGAAGAGGGAAAGGCAAATCTAATGCTAGCGTTAGAGCCAGTTGAAGCCCTTAGGAATGCAAGATTCTTGGGCAGGGAAAGTTACGCAATAATAAATGCTTATCCTATACACACCGCCACAACGCTCGTTGGGAAGGAGAGGTATCCTGGGCTTGAT belongs to Pyrococcus abyssi GE5 and includes:
- a CDS encoding DUF2139 domain-containing protein, with the protein product MGILEKLQSFPPRYGPEWGSGGIFGLKYHRETLYFTLAFEGEAHFITSDSHQVYEFQLVGPRPTSGGDTYNAVETVDEFIYFGGWVHAPAKFRGKREGKATIDFSNKYSHVHEYDTSTGRIRLVWKESLHHPEKWVGEVSEIIYNPYTDELLLAREDGHENLGVYSLDRRRGGLRRLLSKPSPKGTQVHDVAFFGVGKNYTKGLEGIYALDMVTEKWDEFKLSGSIDGEGYVEPHLGAMASVNNRAFAFVRGGVFVGNPYNGEEFRFVRLFDFPTFYAPFRVNALNFGGGIIIAFNSHHDAYYKPRTEEEKLYHRFTNTIVGPSVLVYIAPPLVKIVGTFGARVTSIENAGDKLLVATNTTPNTGALDATPFDTGYRNILVFDHEIININNSPPVRFSVPLIRNIFGGIPLDGYKEPRIILKLSQDAKLIVHEYDLALPLEESDADSFDVRRGRDVIDLSAFSGIVSFKLEGDANGKAIIELR
- a CDS encoding DUF366 family protein; the protein is MDLLIIKDRRIDYDGSAIRSHWAYRNFGILGDSLVVFRGRCDVKVEEMVDIEDLRLKKEIKGDDMIHYIAEIFWHPDVLLASSLQKLFIARLVEILRDLGVDAEREGDDIYVEGRKLSISIATVSPVSLKIHIGINVSTSGVPREVNAIGLDELGVDALEFMERSGRELVEEYEKVRKDSMKVRWVT
- the lysS gene encoding lysine--tRNA ligase; amino-acid sequence: MVHWADYVADKIIRERGEKDRYVVESGITPSGYVHVGNFRELFTAYIVGHALRDKGYEVRHIHMWDDYDRFRKVPRNVPPEWKEYLGMPVSEVPDPWGCHDSYAEHFMEKFEREVKELGIEVEFLYASELYKRGEYSEEIRKAFEGKEKIMEILNKYREIAKQPPLPENWWPAMVYCPEHRKEAEIIEWDGEWKVKYRCPEGHEGWVDIRSGNVKLRWRVDWPMRWAHFDVDFEPAGKDHLAAGSSYDTGKEIIKAIYGKEAPMSLMYEFVGIKGEKGKMSGSKGNVILLSDLYEVLEPGLVRFIYARHRPNKEIRIDLGMGLLNLYDEFDKVERIYFGVEDAKGDVEELKRTYELSNPRIPNRLIAQAPFRFLAVLVQMPHLDEDGIISVLTNQGHVPKELEREDIERIRLRIRLAKNWVEKYAPDSVKFSILPEPPKIEIDESVREAMEEVAKWIESKSTFSVDELNNVLFEVAKKRGISSKEWFSTLYKLFIGKERGPRLASFLASLDKDFVVRRLRLEG
- a CDS encoding class I SAM-dependent methyltransferase; its protein translation is MGFAEYYRAFPTYTDINSQEYRDRLENLEPLLMKYMKRRGKVLDLACGVGGFSFLLEDYGFEVVGLDISEEMISKAKMYAKEKSSNVEFIIGDAKKLPFEDNNFDYVIFIDSLVHFSPLELNQVFKEVKRVLKPTGKFIIYFTDMRELLPRLRESLVVGEKYWINKIIPDQEEKTVVIEFKSEENSFRVRFNVWGKTGVELLAKLYFNKEAQEKVGNYSYFIVYTPK
- a CDS encoding beta-ribofuranosylaminobenzene 5'-phosphate synthase family protein; its protein translation is MVRIRAPAHLHTGNPDLSGDMGRLFGTLGFAIDFPYLEITVKRAEGNKDKANDKDALVFLKRLRESYDFPPVEVEILHYIPKWVGVGFHTTLALTLGLGVSKLYSLNLSLEDIALAVRRGLITALGFYAVKVGGFIVEGGFPVNRREKVVPPLIFRGEVPGDWFFVVAIPETPRKKLEEVRKVEDNILENLKKMPPELADRLSRIVLMKILPAFVERDIKTFGEGLYQFNHLLGQFWSDYQENVYCCDIVNEGIKLMLEDAYCACQTSWGPTFYGIVDSLSRAENVRDKIKRFLEENGDGGEVFVTKANNRGAVVLDG
- a CDS encoding DUF1464 family protein → MVKAIGIDSGTKSMDIFGFDDESGEIIVDVAVDRNEVTKNPRIIIDILREVQREHGKIDAIVGPSGYGIPLKPAREATDEEIALATFITKSDVERRLKIVGLRELMVLMREAEDLNIYFTPGVIHLPTVPEWRKANRIDLGTSDKIFTVALSILRHAEKEGVPYEKVNLIAVEIGFAYTSAMAVKGGQIVDGMAGTAGFTGYLGMGFMDSELAYALANTLEDFSKLKLFEGGAAYIAGIDPFKVSPEEFVKLAKEDEKVEMGYRAMIEAIVKDVFTLLPSTEPDAIYLSGRFSRIPQFFSDVKEALEDAFSRYGFGIEVRKLESRAKAKEAAEGGAVIANGIAGGKYKELVDVMKLRESSGKIFDWVKLSERDKLKAFERLEL
- a CDS encoding indolepyruvate oxidoreductase subunit beta, giving the protein MEFNLIIAGVGGQGGLTLSRIIGNAAMVEGYRVRIGETLGMSQRYGSVLSYLRFGDEIYSPLIEEGKANLMLALEPVEALRNARFLGRESYAIINAYPIHTATTLVGKERYPGLDEIKEAISRICNVDMRNFQGEADKINPRTLGVLMTGYAWKKGLLPLKKESLIEGIKLTLREKLWEMNFRAFERGVELASL